In a genomic window of Myxococcales bacterium:
- a CDS encoding outer membrane protein transport protein has product MEGAQKSIYYTLAAGWRTPDGRFSVGGGLNLVQSNLSLVRARNFDGTDDLVRADGSIAEGRSLLEVDSLDLSASIGVMWKPTPCSRIGLSYHSQPGFGDMTFTGTLTNQFGDSAPTAIDVELRQQLPDGVRAGGVWRAATNVVLHAAFDWQRWSRFKNQCFVTPGAPGSTCDADADGLVVDSGPLVVNIPRAWQDTIGVRVGGTYEVSDALHLKGGLLYDSNAVPDATMDPALMDMAKVIPQLGVRYMTGKVTATATLGHVFYMDRTTAPRAVDPTGKNRNPDMAGDYSQAVTYVLLGVGVGM; this is encoded by the coding sequence ATCGAGGGCGCGCAGAAGTCGATCTACTACACGCTCGCGGCCGGCTGGCGGACGCCCGACGGCCGGTTCAGCGTCGGCGGCGGCCTCAACCTGGTGCAGTCGAACCTGTCGCTGGTGCGCGCCCGCAACTTCGATGGCACCGACGACCTGGTCCGCGCCGACGGCTCGATCGCCGAGGGCCGCAGCCTGCTCGAGGTCGACAGCCTCGACCTGTCGGCGTCGATCGGCGTGATGTGGAAGCCGACCCCGTGCTCGCGGATCGGCCTGTCGTACCACTCGCAGCCGGGCTTCGGCGACATGACCTTCACCGGCACGCTCACGAACCAGTTCGGCGACTCGGCGCCGACCGCGATCGACGTCGAGCTGCGCCAGCAGCTGCCCGACGGCGTGCGCGCCGGCGGTGTCTGGCGCGCGGCCACCAACGTGGTGCTCCACGCCGCGTTCGACTGGCAGCGCTGGTCCAGGTTCAAGAACCAGTGCTTCGTCACCCCCGGCGCGCCCGGGTCGACGTGCGACGCCGACGCCGACGGTCTGGTCGTCGACTCGGGCCCGCTCGTGGTCAACATCCCGCGGGCCTGGCAGGACACGATCGGCGTGCGCGTCGGCGGCACCTACGAGGTCAGCGACGCGCTGCACCTCAAGGGCGGCCTCCTGTACGACTCGAACGCGGTGCCCGACGCGACGATGGACCCGGCGCTCATGGACATGGCCAAGGTGATCCCGCAGCTGGGCGTGCGCTACATGACCGGCAAGGTCACGGCGACCGCGACCCTGGGCCACGTGTTCTACATGGACCGCACCACCGCGCCGCGCGCGGTCGATCCGACCGGCAAGAACCGCAACCCCGACATGGCCGGCGACTACTCGCAGGCCGTGACCTACGTGCTGCTCGGCGTCGGCGTCGGGATGTGA